One Telluria mixta DNA window includes the following coding sequences:
- a CDS encoding DUF4124 domain-containing protein produces the protein MEFTDINKPGCKVLDLPGYVASTPAPAPRAAPAVTMRQGAGRPAASAPNPAGFPRVDGATQKARDDDRRAILEDELRAEERKLADLKRDYNNGEPERQGNEKNYAKYQERVAQMRDNIGRSEKNVEALKREIANIK, from the coding sequence GTGGAGTTTACCGACATCAACAAGCCAGGCTGCAAGGTGCTCGACCTGCCGGGCTATGTCGCGTCGACCCCGGCACCGGCGCCACGCGCCGCACCCGCGGTGACGATGCGCCAGGGAGCAGGGCGCCCGGCGGCAAGCGCGCCCAACCCCGCGGGGTTCCCGCGGGTGGACGGTGCCACGCAAAAGGCACGCGACGACGACCGCCGCGCGATCCTCGAGGACGAATTGCGTGCCGAGGAGCGGAAGCTGGCGGACCTGAAGCGCGACTATAACAACGGCGAGCCGGAACGCCAGGGCAACGAAAAGAATTACGCGAAATACCAGGAACGCGTGGCCCAGATGCGCGACAACATCGGCCGCAGCGAAAAGAACGTCGAAGCGCTCAAGCGCGAGATCGCCAACATCAAATGA
- the glnA gene encoding type I glutamate--ammonia ligase — translation MARTAADVMQMLKDNEVKFVDLRFADTRGKEQHVTVPISHFDEDKFESGHAFDGSSIAGWKGIEASDMLLIPDPNTANIDPFFEETTVFMQCDVIEPSDGKGYDRDPRSIAKRAEAYLKSSGIGDTAYFGPEPEFFIFDSVRWKIDMSGSFVKIDSEEASWSTDKEFEGGNSGHRPTVKGGYFPVPPVDSFQDMRSEISLILESLGIPVEVHHHEVAGAGQMELGTKFSTLVERADWTQNLKYVIWNVAHSYGKTATFMPKPMNGDNGSGMHVHQSIWKDGKNLFAGDGYAGLSETALFYIGGIIKHAKALNAITNPGTNSYKRLVPGYEAPVKLAYSAKNRSASIRIPHVANPKGRRIETRFPDPLANVYLCFAALLMAGLDGIQNKIHPGEAATKDLYHLPPEEDKLIPTVCSSLEEALDNLNKDREFLTRGGVFSDAMLDAYIDLKMQEVQRLRMTPHPAEFDMYYSS, via the coding sequence ATGGCAAGGACCGCCGCAGATGTAATGCAGATGCTGAAGGACAACGAAGTCAAGTTCGTTGATTTGCGTTTCGCCGATACCCGCGGCAAGGAACAGCACGTGACCGTTCCCATCTCGCACTTCGACGAAGACAAGTTCGAATCCGGCCACGCGTTCGACGGCTCGTCGATCGCCGGCTGGAAAGGCATCGAAGCATCGGACATGCTGCTGATCCCTGATCCGAACACCGCGAACATCGACCCGTTCTTTGAAGAGACCACCGTCTTCATGCAGTGCGACGTGATCGAGCCGTCGGACGGCAAGGGCTACGACCGTGACCCGCGTTCGATCGCCAAGCGCGCCGAAGCGTACCTGAAATCGTCGGGCATCGGCGACACCGCCTACTTCGGCCCGGAGCCGGAATTCTTCATCTTTGATTCGGTCCGTTGGAAAATCGACATGTCGGGTTCCTTCGTCAAGATCGATTCGGAAGAAGCCTCGTGGTCGACCGACAAGGAATTTGAAGGCGGCAACAGCGGCCACCGTCCGACCGTCAAGGGCGGCTACTTCCCGGTCCCGCCGGTCGACAGCTTCCAGGACATGCGTTCGGAAATCTCGCTGATCCTCGAATCGCTGGGCATCCCGGTCGAAGTGCACCACCATGAAGTGGCGGGCGCCGGCCAGATGGAGCTGGGCACCAAGTTCTCGACGCTGGTCGAGCGCGCCGACTGGACCCAGAACCTGAAGTACGTGATCTGGAACGTGGCCCACAGCTACGGTAAGACCGCCACCTTCATGCCGAAGCCGATGAACGGCGACAACGGCTCGGGCATGCACGTCCACCAGTCGATCTGGAAAGACGGCAAGAACCTGTTCGCCGGCGACGGCTATGCCGGCCTGTCGGAAACCGCGCTGTTCTACATCGGCGGCATCATCAAGCACGCCAAGGCCCTGAACGCCATCACCAACCCGGGCACGAACTCGTACAAGCGCCTGGTGCCGGGCTACGAAGCCCCGGTCAAGCTGGCTTACTCGGCCAAGAACCGTTCGGCGTCGATCCGCATTCCGCACGTGGCGAACCCGAAAGGCCGCCGCATCGAGACCCGCTTCCCGGACCCGCTGGCCAACGTCTACCTGTGCTTCGCAGCCCTGCTGATGGCCGGCCTGGACGGTATCCAGAACAAGATCCACCCGGGCGAAGCCGCGACGAAGGACCTGTACCACCTGCCGCCGGAAGAAGACAAGCTGATCCCGACGGTCTGCTCGTCGCTGGAAGAAGCGCTTGACAACCTGAACAAGGACCGCGAGTTCCTGACCCGCGGCGGCGTGTTCAGCGATGCCATGCTCGACGCCTACATCGACCTGAAGATGCAGGAAGTCCAGCGCCTGCGCATGACCCCGCACCCGGCCGAATTCGACATGTACTACTCGTCGTAA
- a CDS encoding rhodanese-like domain-containing protein — protein MTTTDEILANARGRTPGQPYAGAVTPREAFELLQSDPRVKLVDVRTNAERDWVGRPAIPETQHGAVQWTLYPGGAPNPDFATQLQNVATPDDVVLFLCRSGVRSRHAARTATELGYANAFDILEGFEGDRDPEGHRKTVGGWCKAGLPWIGA, from the coding sequence ATGACTACGACCGACGAGATCCTCGCCAACGCCCGGGGCCGCACGCCCGGCCAGCCGTACGCGGGCGCCGTCACGCCCCGGGAAGCGTTCGAACTCCTGCAATCGGACCCCAGGGTGAAACTGGTCGACGTGCGCACGAATGCGGAGCGCGACTGGGTCGGCCGCCCGGCGATCCCGGAGACCCAGCACGGTGCGGTGCAATGGACGCTGTACCCCGGAGGTGCGCCGAACCCCGATTTCGCCACGCAGTTGCAGAACGTGGCGACCCCGGACGACGTCGTGCTGTTCCTGTGCCGCTCCGGCGTGCGCTCGCGCCACGCGGCGCGCACCGCGACGGAGCTGGGCTATGCGAATGCATTCGACATCCTGGAAGGCTTCGAAGGCGACCGCGATCCGGAAGGCCATCGCAAGACGGTCGGCGGCTGGTGCAAGGCCGGCCTGCCCTGGATCGGCGCCTGA
- a CDS encoding NHL domain-containing protein, whose protein sequence is MTIESAVRTHSSRLRVRLLCASVAALLCACGPGGPKRETDDGSGGSGGDSGPSTGISVLAGDPVTGGSANNKGTSARFNTPRGLAVDTNGNVYVADQGNLTIRKIAPDGTVTTFAGVANSSGTTDGKGNRARFTQPTAITIDGNGDLYVIDNLSIRKITMDGTVSTVTTLSFGNFGLDVQNYPAGIAADGDGNLFVTSGVDTRRIPISNPSNARTLETGAVFPVYGTGVLVPRGVVVDPDGTAYVADLTRTLSRATSGATALTSFVGSRNQAGNADGNASTARFQQLVALTIDKNGNLYGADAINNTIRKITTPDGTVTTPAGTSKSTTLRTGKLPGSFAQLRGIAIDGSGNLYATSGNAVVKIVLP, encoded by the coding sequence ATGACAATCGAATCCGCTGTTCGCACGCACTCTTCCCGCCTGCGTGTGCGCCTGCTGTGCGCAAGCGTCGCGGCGCTGCTGTGCGCATGCGGCCCCGGCGGGCCGAAGCGCGAGACGGACGACGGCAGCGGCGGCAGCGGTGGCGATAGCGGCCCCAGCACCGGGATCAGCGTGCTGGCGGGCGATCCGGTCACTGGCGGCAGCGCCAACAACAAGGGCACGTCCGCCCGCTTCAATACGCCGCGCGGCCTCGCGGTCGACACGAACGGCAACGTGTACGTGGCGGACCAAGGCAATCTGACGATCCGCAAGATCGCGCCGGATGGCACGGTCACCACGTTCGCCGGCGTGGCCAACTCCAGCGGCACCACCGACGGCAAGGGCAACCGCGCCCGCTTCACGCAGCCGACTGCCATCACGATCGACGGCAACGGCGACCTGTACGTCATCGACAATCTCTCGATCCGCAAGATCACGATGGACGGCACCGTCAGCACCGTCACCACGCTGTCGTTCGGGAACTTCGGCCTCGACGTCCAGAACTACCCGGCGGGGATCGCGGCCGACGGCGACGGCAATCTGTTCGTCACGTCAGGCGTGGACACGCGGCGCATTCCGATCTCGAACCCGAGCAACGCCAGGACGCTGGAAACCGGCGCCGTCTTCCCCGTCTACGGCACCGGCGTGCTGGTGCCGCGCGGCGTGGTCGTCGATCCGGACGGCACGGCATACGTCGCCGACCTGACCCGGACGCTCAGCCGCGCAACGTCCGGCGCCACCGCCCTGACGTCTTTCGTCGGTTCGCGCAACCAGGCCGGCAATGCCGACGGCAACGCGTCGACCGCCCGCTTCCAGCAGTTGGTCGCGCTCACCATCGACAAGAACGGAAACCTGTACGGCGCCGACGCCATCAACAACACGATACGCAAGATCACGACGCCGGACGGCACCGTCACGACACCGGCCGGCACGTCGAAGTCGACGACGCTCAGGACGGGCAAGCTGCCCGGCAGCTTCGCGCAGCTGCGCGGCATCGCGATCGACGGCAGCGGCAACCTGTACGCGACGTCGGGCAATGCCGTCGTGAAGATCGTGTTGCCGTAA
- a CDS encoding TAXI family TRAP transporter solute-binding subunit codes for MKRLPLRKFSLVSLRDLLVAVAPTAVLVLAACIVAYIVVDPAPPRHVILATGQENSAYEEFGRKYATILARDGIKVESQRSLGSEDNLQRLIDGKADIAFVQSGSTSEAQAERRGLVSLGSLFTEPVWLFLRERDAHGRKVDVQSLVQLKGLRINLGPEGTGVPKLFRQILAVNGLEPRQLRISALENTPATVELLAGRIDGLVFSSAPEAPLIQMLLQTPGIRLFNFRQAEAYTRRLPFLTHVVLPRGIVDLGRDIPAQDFHLIAPTATLVARDDLHPALIDLFVKAATEIHGGTGWFQQQGQFPSPRYTEIPVAREAAKYYRDGPPFLQRYLSFWLANLFDRLWVVVVALAALIIPLSKIVPPLYVWRIRSRVYRWYGELRAVEQALENAKDEHRDEAQAELLRRLDGIEQRVNHISIPLAYADALYGLRSHINFVRQRVRVTLGPKSAA; via the coding sequence ATGAAGCGGCTTCCGCTGCGTAAATTCAGTCTCGTCTCGTTGCGCGACCTGCTCGTGGCGGTCGCGCCGACGGCCGTGCTCGTGCTGGCCGCGTGCATCGTCGCGTATATCGTGGTGGATCCCGCGCCGCCGCGCCACGTGATCCTCGCGACGGGGCAGGAGAACAGCGCCTACGAGGAATTCGGCCGCAAGTACGCCACCATCCTCGCCCGCGACGGCATCAAGGTGGAGTCTCAGCGTTCGTTGGGATCGGAAGACAACCTGCAGCGCCTCATCGACGGCAAGGCCGACATCGCGTTCGTGCAGAGCGGATCGACGAGCGAGGCCCAGGCCGAGCGCCGCGGCCTCGTGTCGCTGGGCAGCCTGTTCACGGAACCCGTCTGGCTGTTCCTGCGCGAGCGCGATGCGCATGGCCGCAAGGTCGACGTGCAAAGCCTCGTGCAACTGAAGGGCCTGCGCATCAACCTGGGGCCGGAAGGGACGGGCGTACCGAAACTGTTCCGCCAGATCCTGGCCGTGAACGGCCTGGAGCCGCGCCAGCTCAGGATCTCCGCGCTCGAGAACACGCCCGCGACGGTGGAATTGCTGGCGGGGCGCATCGACGGTCTCGTCTTCAGTTCCGCGCCGGAAGCGCCGCTGATCCAGATGCTGCTGCAGACGCCGGGCATCCGCCTGTTCAACTTCCGCCAGGCCGAGGCGTACACGCGCCGGCTGCCGTTCCTCACGCACGTCGTGCTGCCACGGGGGATCGTCGACCTCGGGCGCGACATCCCGGCCCAGGATTTTCACCTGATCGCGCCCACGGCCACGCTGGTGGCGCGCGACGACCTGCACCCGGCGCTGATCGACCTGTTCGTGAAGGCGGCCACCGAGATCCACGGCGGCACCGGCTGGTTCCAGCAGCAGGGGCAATTCCCGTCGCCGCGCTACACCGAGATCCCGGTGGCGCGGGAGGCGGCGAAATACTACCGCGACGGTCCGCCGTTCCTGCAGCGCTACCTGTCGTTCTGGCTGGCGAACCTGTTCGACCGGCTGTGGGTCGTCGTGGTGGCGCTGGCGGCGCTGATCATCCCGCTGTCGAAGATCGTGCCGCCGCTGTACGTGTGGCGCATCCGTTCGCGCGTGTACCGCTGGTACGGCGAGTTGCGTGCCGTCGAGCAGGCGCTGGAAAACGCGAAAGACGAACACCGCGACGAAGCGCAGGCGGAGCTGCTGCGCCGCCTCGACGGCATCGAGCAGCGCGTCAACCACATCTCGATCCCGCTGGCGTACGCGGATGCCTTGTACGGCCTGCGCAGCCACATCAACTTCGTGCGCCAGCGCGTGCGGGTCACGCTGGGGCCGAAGAGCGCCGCGTAA
- a CDS encoding transglycosylase domain-containing protein: MVKRTFLVVLLLAVAGAAGLAVYESRTSAIEARFFAGLTKKLNYRMGKGPSDAIRFPQASPYDERLGYSNLPNYLAKLKTRDYVVAEQARMSPKMLELADMGLFATYHEKTRAGLDILDYSGEPLFSARFPERLYDKFDAAPQLLVKSLLFIENRELLDTTYPKRNPAVEWDRFSKAVFDKTVHSVGLGSGGRVAGGSTLATQIEKYRHSPEGRTASLGDKLRQMASATLRSYLDGENTGKARRRIVLEYLNTVPLSAKLGYGEVNGIGDGMWVWYGRDFNDVNRILASNSVTPEYALVYKEALSLMIAQRRPAYYLGAGEKDLEILTNSHLRVLAQAGVISPALRDAAIATVLHPALGSGVAPPPANTFVTRKAANAVRNHLANLLGDSRLYNLDRLDLSVVTTLNSEAQKAVTATLRKLTDNEAAAEAGLTGKGMLGNGDPSKVVYSFTLMERGDKVNYLRVQTDNYDQPLDINEGAKLDLGSTAKLRTLTTYLDIVDQLHQRYEPMSKAELAKVKVDPKDRLSQWAVEYFQTLPEGADRGLVPMLGAAMERKYSGNPGEAFFTGGGVHTFGNFSKLDDSRILTVQQALQNSTNLVFVRLMRDVVRYYMFQLPGSSAQLLADADDPRRAEYLSRFADREGKDFLARFWNKYRGKNWDEVETALMQGVRIRASKVAAVHRTIYPDAPLAEFGKFLHKYLPADAEVDDERIAKMYDQYAVANMSLADRGYVASVHPLELWLVGYLRTHPKAGWDEVVGASTKERQEVYSWLFKTHRKHAQDKRIAGLIEVEAFLKIHAQWKKMGYPFDSLVPSYATTLGASADRPIALAELMGILVNGGVRKPTQRIDSLHFAKDTPYETLVKRSNAEKGEQVLNPEVARALVNAIRGVVQEGTAKRAKTAFVKDDGSVIALGGKTGTGDQRFDVYGAGHRLIESRYVNRSATFVFNIGERFFGSMTAYVHGPDSAHYDFTSALPVQLLMRLAPSLMPMIQHQDTVTIPGLHVERAAPAPAGPLDAVARDTEQPVPADAAPPVEAPPVAEPVAKPAAKATEKPAEKPAVKAVEKPADKPAVKKPAAEDHPKAVSVRKADADVPPKPAPHKPAVKRDEDAPPLKVERAARPKPAAVEEVLQ; encoded by the coding sequence ATGGTCAAGCGCACGTTCCTCGTCGTGCTGCTGCTCGCCGTCGCGGGCGCGGCCGGCCTGGCCGTCTACGAAAGCCGTACGTCGGCGATCGAGGCGCGCTTCTTCGCCGGCCTGACGAAGAAACTCAACTACCGCATGGGCAAGGGCCCGAGCGACGCGATCCGCTTCCCGCAGGCCAGCCCGTACGACGAGCGCCTCGGCTACTCGAACCTGCCGAACTACCTGGCCAAGCTGAAGACGCGCGACTACGTCGTCGCCGAGCAGGCGCGCATGTCGCCGAAGATGCTGGAACTGGCCGACATGGGCCTGTTCGCCACGTACCACGAAAAGACGCGCGCCGGCCTCGACATCCTCGACTACAGCGGCGAGCCCCTGTTCTCGGCCCGCTTCCCCGAGCGCCTGTACGACAAGTTCGACGCCGCGCCGCAGCTGCTGGTGAAGAGCCTGCTGTTCATCGAGAACCGCGAACTGCTCGACACGACGTACCCGAAGCGTAACCCGGCCGTCGAATGGGACCGCTTCTCGAAAGCCGTGTTCGACAAGACCGTGCACTCGGTCGGCCTGGGCAGCGGCGGCCGCGTCGCCGGCGGCAGCACGCTTGCCACCCAGATCGAAAAATACCGTCACTCGCCGGAAGGCCGCACGGCCTCGCTGGGCGACAAGCTGCGCCAGATGGCGTCCGCCACCCTGCGTTCCTACCTGGACGGCGAGAACACGGGCAAGGCGCGCCGCCGTATCGTGCTCGAATACCTGAACACCGTGCCGCTGTCGGCCAAGCTGGGCTACGGCGAGGTGAACGGCATCGGCGACGGCATGTGGGTCTGGTACGGCCGCGATTTCAACGACGTCAACCGTATCCTGGCCAGCAATTCCGTCACGCCGGAATACGCGCTGGTGTACAAGGAAGCGCTGTCGCTGATGATCGCGCAGCGCCGCCCCGCGTACTACCTGGGTGCCGGCGAGAAAGACCTGGAAATCCTCACGAACTCGCACCTGCGCGTGCTGGCGCAGGCGGGCGTCATCTCGCCCGCGCTGCGCGATGCGGCCATCGCCACCGTGCTGCATCCGGCACTCGGTTCCGGCGTGGCCCCGCCGCCCGCGAACACGTTCGTCACGCGCAAGGCCGCCAACGCCGTGCGCAACCACCTCGCGAACCTGCTGGGCGACTCGCGCCTGTACAACCTCGACCGCCTCGACCTGTCGGTGGTGACGACGCTGAACTCGGAAGCGCAGAAGGCCGTGACGGCCACCTTGCGCAAGCTGACCGACAACGAAGCGGCGGCCGAAGCCGGCCTCACGGGCAAGGGCATGCTGGGCAACGGCGACCCGTCCAAGGTCGTGTACAGCTTCACCTTGATGGAGCGGGGCGACAAGGTCAACTACCTGCGCGTCCAGACCGACAACTACGACCAGCCGCTCGACATCAACGAAGGCGCCAAACTGGACCTCGGTTCGACCGCGAAGCTGCGCACCCTGACGACCTACCTCGACATCGTCGACCAGTTGCATCAGCGCTACGAGCCGATGTCGAAAGCGGAACTCGCCAAGGTCAAGGTCGATCCGAAGGACCGGCTGAGCCAGTGGGCCGTCGAATACTTCCAGACCTTGCCGGAAGGCGCCGACCGCGGTCTCGTGCCGATGCTGGGCGCGGCGATGGAGCGCAAGTATTCGGGCAACCCGGGCGAAGCGTTCTTCACGGGCGGCGGCGTGCACACGTTCGGCAACTTCAGCAAGCTGGACGACAGCCGCATCCTCACCGTGCAGCAGGCGCTGCAGAATTCGACGAACCTCGTGTTCGTGCGCCTGATGCGCGACGTCGTGCGCTACTACATGTTCCAGCTGCCCGGTTCGTCCGCGCAACTGCTGGCCGACGCCGACGATCCGCGCCGCGCCGAATACCTGTCGCGCTTCGCCGATCGCGAAGGCAAGGATTTCCTGGCCCGCTTCTGGAACAAGTACCGCGGCAAGAACTGGGACGAGGTCGAGACGGCACTGATGCAGGGCGTGCGCATCCGCGCGTCGAAGGTCGCGGCCGTGCACCGCACGATCTACCCGGACGCACCGCTGGCCGAATTCGGCAAGTTCCTCCACAAGTACCTGCCGGCCGACGCCGAGGTCGACGACGAGCGCATCGCCAAGATGTACGACCAGTACGCCGTCGCCAACATGTCGCTCGCGGACCGCGGCTACGTCGCCTCCGTGCACCCGCTCGAACTGTGGCTGGTGGGCTACCTGCGCACGCATCCGAAGGCGGGCTGGGACGAAGTCGTCGGCGCGTCGACGAAGGAGCGCCAGGAAGTCTATTCGTGGCTGTTCAAGACGCACCGCAAGCATGCCCAGGACAAGCGCATCGCGGGCCTGATCGAAGTGGAAGCCTTCCTCAAGATCCACGCGCAGTGGAAGAAGATGGGTTATCCGTTCGACTCGCTCGTGCCGTCGTATGCGACGACGCTGGGCGCGTCGGCCGACCGTCCGATCGCGCTGGCCGAGCTGATGGGCATCCTCGTCAATGGCGGCGTGCGCAAGCCCACGCAGCGCATCGATTCGCTGCACTTCGCCAAGGACACGCCGTACGAGACCCTCGTCAAGCGCAGCAATGCGGAGAAGGGCGAGCAGGTGCTGAACCCCGAGGTGGCGCGCGCGCTCGTCAACGCTATCCGCGGCGTCGTGCAGGAAGGCACCGCGAAGCGCGCCAAGACGGCGTTCGTCAAGGACGACGGCAGCGTGATCGCACTGGGCGGCAAGACGGGTACCGGCGACCAGCGCTTCGACGTCTACGGCGCCGGCCACCGCCTGATCGAATCGCGCTACGTGAACCGCTCGGCGACGTTCGTGTTCAACATCGGCGAGCGCTTCTTCGGCAGCATGACGGCGTACGTGCACGGTCCGGATTCGGCGCACTACGACTTCACCAGCGCGCTGCCCGTGCAACTGCTCATGAGACTGGCGCCGAGCCTGATGCCGATGATCCAGCACCAGGACACGGTCACCATCCCGGGCCTGCACGTCGAGCGTGCCGCGCCGGCGCCTGCGGGTCCGCTTGACGCCGTCGCGCGCGACACCGAGCAGCCCGTGCCGGCCGATGCCGCGCCGCCGGTGGAAGCCCCGCCCGTCGCGGAACCGGTCGCGAAGCCGGCTGCCAAGGCGACGGAAAAGCCGGCCGAGAAGCCCGCGGTGAAGGCGGTCGAGAAGCCGGCCGACAAGCCGGCGGTGAAGAAGCCGGCCGCGGAAGATCATCCGAAGGCCGTCAGCGTCCGCAAGGCCGACGCCGACGTCCCGCCGAAGCCGGCGCCGCACAAGCCGGCGGTCAAGCGCGACGAAGACGCCCCGCCGCTGAAGGTTGAACGCGCGGCGCGTCCAAAGCCGGCCGCCGTGGAAGAAGTGCTGCAGTGA
- a CDS encoding competence/damage-inducible protein A, translating to MSFGLIIIGDEILSGKRRDQHLPKVIELLRERGLRLAWAEIVGDEPERITALLRRTFASSDTVFSCGGIGATPDDHTRQCAAAALGVPLELHPQGRALIEERIRETAGPDADLHAPENLQRFRMAEFPAGASLIPNPYNRIPGFTVARHHFVPGFPVMAWPMIGWVLDTLYADRFHREAHAEKSLLVYEAAEAALTPLMETLEARYPGVRVFSLPSVGDAHTRRHIELGVKGDPGEVEAAWTDMCVELEKMGAEMQPLRQPLRAVDSHSN from the coding sequence ATGTCTTTTGGCCTCATCATCATCGGCGACGAGATCCTGTCCGGGAAGCGCCGCGACCAGCACCTGCCCAAGGTGATCGAGCTCCTGCGCGAGCGCGGCTTGCGCCTGGCCTGGGCCGAGATCGTCGGCGACGAGCCGGAACGCATCACGGCCCTGTTGCGGCGCACGTTCGCAAGTAGCGACACCGTGTTTTCCTGCGGCGGCATCGGCGCCACGCCGGACGACCACACGCGCCAGTGCGCGGCGGCGGCGCTCGGCGTGCCGCTCGAACTGCATCCGCAAGGGCGTGCGTTGATCGAGGAGCGCATCCGCGAGACGGCGGGGCCGGACGCCGACCTGCACGCGCCGGAGAACCTGCAGCGCTTCAGGATGGCGGAATTCCCCGCGGGGGCAAGCCTGATCCCGAATCCGTACAACCGCATCCCCGGCTTCACGGTGGCGCGGCACCACTTCGTGCCCGGGTTTCCCGTGATGGCGTGGCCGATGATCGGATGGGTGCTCGATACGCTGTACGCCGACAGGTTCCATCGCGAGGCGCATGCCGAAAAATCGCTGCTGGTGTACGAGGCGGCGGAGGCCGCGCTCACGCCGCTGATGGAGACGCTGGAAGCGCGCTACCCCGGCGTGCGCGTGTTCAGCCTGCCCAGCGTGGGCGATGCGCACACGCGGCGCCATATCGAATTGGGGGTGAAAGGCGATCCGGGCGAGGTCGAAGCGGCCTGGACCGACATGTGTGTGGAGCTGGAAAAAATGGGGGCCGAAATGCAGCCACTGAGGCAACCGTTGCGGGCCGTGGACAGCCATTCGAACTGA
- a CDS encoding WD40/YVTN/BNR-like repeat-containing protein: MIPSRRHVAGACALALLLAGCGGSSDPAAPPPVATQPTAPVAQPARAEVLATAAGGIDSIAFSGDTAWLSLSNTATTDTAVVRASLPLRADSDWSSVALGECGLAREDSGTWPLRAPSLRMLGSDLWLFQPWYDKGPDARPEHALCALSADRTTFVPRDAGLKACVGSTCTTLSMDELKQVNNRLYTNAGGGQNVLASNDGGARWRVLTGFFDQDICTHPAFEIVGDRLLVGGECPLDFAFLRAYQLAADGVSLVSRDALPVTLPELENRNVQFIQATGAQRVFAGVEGGLLRSEDGGKSFKFVIQHPLSGGRNYPYIRHLLALAGKPDTLVAGGFDKATQKPYLAWSNDGGTAWTDLSSLLPGYARNLDDGSVAEVTAIAQDPQGRVLVTVNETKGAQGRLVLVTPGTP; encoded by the coding sequence ATGATTCCATCACGACGACATGTCGCCGGCGCGTGCGCGCTGGCCCTTTTGCTGGCCGGTTGCGGCGGTTCAAGCGATCCGGCCGCGCCGCCACCGGTCGCCACCCAGCCGACGGCACCCGTCGCCCAACCCGCACGGGCCGAGGTGCTTGCCACGGCGGCCGGCGGCATCGACAGCATCGCGTTCAGCGGCGACACCGCGTGGCTGTCGCTGTCGAATACCGCGACCACGGACACGGCCGTGGTGCGCGCCAGCCTGCCGCTGCGGGCGGATTCCGACTGGAGCAGCGTGGCGCTGGGCGAATGCGGCCTCGCGCGCGAGGACAGCGGCACCTGGCCCCTGCGTGCACCGTCGTTGCGCATGCTCGGATCCGATCTGTGGCTGTTCCAGCCCTGGTACGACAAGGGTCCGGACGCGCGCCCCGAACACGCGCTGTGCGCCTTGAGCGCGGACCGCACCACGTTCGTGCCGCGCGACGCCGGCCTGAAAGCGTGCGTGGGCAGCACGTGCACGACCCTGTCGATGGACGAGCTGAAACAGGTGAACAACCGCCTGTACACGAATGCCGGCGGCGGCCAGAACGTGCTCGCGTCGAACGACGGCGGCGCCCGGTGGCGCGTGCTGACGGGCTTCTTCGACCAGGACATCTGCACCCATCCCGCGTTCGAGATCGTCGGCGATCGCCTGCTCGTCGGCGGCGAATGTCCGTTGGACTTCGCCTTCCTGCGCGCCTACCAGCTGGCCGCGGACGGCGTGAGCCTCGTGTCGCGCGACGCCCTGCCCGTCACCCTGCCGGAACTGGAAAACCGCAACGTGCAATTCATCCAGGCGACAGGCGCCCAGCGCGTGTTCGCCGGCGTCGAGGGCGGGCTGCTGCGCAGCGAGGATGGCGGCAAGTCCTTCAAGTTCGTGATCCAGCATCCGCTCAGCGGCGGCAGGAACTATCCGTACATCCGGCATTTGCTGGCATTGGCGGGCAAGCCGGACACGCTTGTCGCGGGCGGCTTCGACAAGGCGACGCAGAAGCCGTACCTGGCCTGGTCGAACGATGGGGGCACGGCGTGGACGGACCTCTCAAGCCTGCTGCCCGGCTATGCGCGCAACCTGGACGACGGGTCGGTGGCGGAAGTGACAGCCATCGCCCAGGATCCGCAGGGACGCGTGCTCGTCACCGTCAACGAGACAAAAGGCGCGCAGGGCCGCCTCGTGCTCGTCACGCCCGGGACGCCCTGA